A single region of the Pelorhabdus rhamnosifermentans genome encodes:
- a CDS encoding energy-coupling factor transporter ATPase, giving the protein MSIQLTNVTYTYMPGTPYEQSALKTVNLTIEKGEFVGVIGHTGSGKSTLIQHMNGLLQPTIGTVTLDGIDLKTKTKAAREARHHVGMVFQYPEHQLFEETVAADIAFGPRNLGLSASEVEERVHYAMDFVNLDYDTFALRSPFALSGGQMRRVSIAGVMALKPDYLILDEPSAGLDPGGRKEIFEEIVKYYESAKITIILVSHNMDEIAQVANRLIVMDQGNILIDGSPAHVFGKERHKLHQAGVDVPPITALMTQLAAKGLAVDSSLIRIDDAVQNICQALAVKEGHHAQ; this is encoded by the coding sequence ATGTCTATCCAATTAACGAATGTTACTTACACTTATATGCCTGGTACTCCTTATGAACAATCCGCTTTAAAAACAGTCAATCTCACCATTGAAAAAGGTGAATTTGTCGGAGTTATTGGTCATACAGGCTCTGGAAAGTCTACTCTTATTCAGCATATGAACGGCCTTTTACAACCTACTATTGGAACGGTGACATTAGATGGCATTGACTTGAAAACGAAGACGAAAGCAGCGCGAGAAGCGCGGCACCATGTAGGCATGGTTTTTCAGTATCCCGAGCATCAGTTGTTTGAGGAAACGGTAGCAGCCGATATTGCTTTTGGCCCACGTAATCTGGGGCTTTCAGCGAGTGAAGTAGAAGAAAGAGTTCATTATGCTATGGATTTTGTTAATCTTGATTATGATACTTTCGCATTGCGTTCGCCTTTCGCTTTAAGCGGCGGTCAAATGCGCCGGGTATCTATTGCAGGTGTGATGGCGCTGAAACCGGATTATTTAATTCTTGATGAACCTTCAGCAGGACTGGATCCAGGCGGCAGGAAGGAAATTTTTGAAGAAATTGTCAAGTATTACGAGTCAGCCAAGATTACAATTATTTTAGTTTCACATAATATGGATGAAATTGCCCAAGTGGCCAATCGTCTTATTGTTATGGATCAAGGAAACATCCTCATTGATGGCAGTCCTGCTCATGTTTTTGGCAAGGAACGTCACAAACTTCACCAAGCCGGTGTCGATGTGCCACCTATTACGGCTCTCATGACACAGCTTGCAGCTAAGGGACTTGCTGTCGATTCCTCCCTTATACGTATTGATGATGCCGTACAAAACATTTGTCAGGCCCTGGCTGTGAAGGAGGGGCATCATGCTCAGTGA
- a CDS encoding energy-coupling factor transporter transmembrane component T family protein, which translates to MLSDITLGQYFPGHSWLHKLDPRTKLIATLFYISSIFTAESLFSYALVALFAVFCCLLSKVPVKILIKSVRPLWVIIVLTLGIHLFFTPGTLLFQLGPIQISWEGMRMGIFMSLRLVLLILFSSLLTLTTSPIALTDGIERLLRPFKVLGIPAHELAMMMTIALRFIPTLLEETERIMKAQMARGAEFSSGSLIARAKNLVPLLVPLFISAFRRADELATAMEARCYRGGEGRTRMKELFFTGRDWIGLAVILIFCGSLVYLRLF; encoded by the coding sequence ATGCTCAGTGATATTACATTAGGACAGTATTTTCCTGGTCATTCGTGGCTGCATAAACTCGACCCCCGTACCAAGCTTATTGCGACGCTCTTCTATATTAGCAGTATTTTTACGGCAGAAAGCCTGTTTTCGTATGCTTTAGTCGCTTTGTTTGCTGTCTTTTGCTGCCTTTTATCAAAAGTACCTGTGAAGATTCTCATTAAATCTGTTCGTCCCTTGTGGGTGATTATTGTTCTGACGCTGGGGATTCATCTGTTCTTTACACCGGGCACGCTGCTATTTCAACTCGGGCCTATTCAAATTTCCTGGGAAGGTATGCGGATGGGAATTTTTATGTCGCTGCGTCTGGTACTACTCATCCTTTTTTCTTCACTGCTGACGTTGACGACATCGCCCATTGCCTTAACAGATGGCATTGAGCGGCTCTTAAGGCCTTTTAAGGTGCTGGGTATTCCAGCACATGAACTGGCCATGATGATGACCATTGCTTTACGGTTTATTCCTACCTTGCTGGAAGAAACCGAGCGTATCATGAAGGCCCAAATGGCGCGTGGTGCCGAGTTTAGTTCAGGGAGTTTAATTGCCAGAGCGAAGAATCTTGTGCCCTTGTTAGTCCCGCTCTTTATTAGTGCTTTTCGGCGGGCTGATGAACTTGCCACAGCCATGGAAGCACGGTGTTATCGCGGCGGTGAGGGACGTACACGGATGAAAGAACTATTTTTTACGGGTCGTGATTGGATTGGGTTGGCTGTCATTCTCATTTTTTGCGGCAGTCTTGTTTATTTACGGCTGTTTTAA
- the truA gene encoding tRNA pseudouridine(38-40) synthase TruA yields the protein MRIIKLIVAYDGTNYHGFQRQKNTPNTIQQKLEDGLAKIFGHKLSMSGAGRTDTGVHAQGQVVHFQTTGTIPAHCIAAASRSVLPEDIVVLQAEDANEWFHARKWALSKIYLYRIYQSKNINPFWRHYAWHTSKQLDVEAMQQALSIIVGTHDFSSFKAAGSTARDPVRTILSANCVRDDLTAQMPLPGVSGAVVCYDFTFHGTGFLYHMVRNLMGTLMNVGKHKITVSDMAAILAAKDRSKAGKTAPAQGLYLLSVKYPE from the coding sequence ATGCGGATAATTAAACTCATCGTAGCTTATGATGGTACGAATTACCATGGCTTCCAGCGGCAAAAGAATACACCTAATACGATACAGCAAAAACTGGAAGATGGGCTGGCCAAAATTTTTGGTCATAAATTAAGTATGAGTGGTGCCGGTCGAACGGATACAGGCGTACATGCCCAGGGACAAGTTGTTCACTTTCAAACGACAGGAACCATTCCGGCTCACTGTATTGCGGCAGCTTCTCGTTCTGTTTTGCCTGAAGACATTGTTGTCCTTCAGGCAGAGGATGCCAATGAATGGTTTCACGCTCGCAAATGGGCGCTAAGCAAAATCTATCTTTATCGGATATATCAAAGTAAAAACATCAATCCCTTTTGGCGTCATTATGCCTGGCATACTTCTAAACAACTGGATGTTGAAGCCATGCAGCAGGCACTTTCCATTATTGTGGGTACACATGATTTTTCATCTTTTAAAGCGGCAGGCAGTACAGCAAGAGATCCTGTCCGAACGATTTTAAGCGCCAATTGTGTACGCGATGATTTGACGGCTCAGATGCCTCTGCCTGGTGTCAGTGGAGCTGTAGTTTGCTATGACTTTACTTTTCATGGCACAGGTTTTCTTTATCATATGGTCCGTAATCTCATGGGTACGCTGATGAATGTTGGAAAGCATAAAATCACAGTTAGCGATATGGCAGCTATTTTGGCAGCCAAAGATCGCAGTAAGGCTGGAAAGACAGCGCCAGCTCAGGGATTATATCTATTATCAGTTAAATATCCTGAATAA
- the rplM gene encoding 50S ribosomal protein L13 → MKTTFMANEGNITRKWYIVDAEGKTLGRLAAEVAKVLRGKHKPTFTPHVDTGDHVIIVNAEKVVLTGKKLVQKTYFRHSGYVGGTTFTTAGNMLATQPAKVLEHAIKGMLPKNRLGSAIYRKLHVYTGAEHPHAAQQPETLEVSIR, encoded by the coding sequence ATGAAAACGACGTTTATGGCCAATGAGGGCAATATTACACGTAAATGGTATATCGTTGACGCTGAAGGTAAAACTTTAGGACGTCTAGCCGCAGAAGTAGCCAAAGTGTTACGCGGAAAACATAAACCAACCTTTACACCCCATGTGGATACAGGGGACCATGTCATTATTGTGAATGCTGAAAAAGTGGTATTGACAGGTAAAAAATTAGTGCAAAAAACCTATTTCCGTCATTCTGGGTATGTAGGGGGCACAACCTTTACAACTGCTGGAAATATGCTTGCAACGCAACCAGCTAAAGTATTGGAACATGCCATTAAAGGAATGTTACCAAAGAATCGGTTAGGTAGTGCAATATATCGTAAATTGCATGTATATACTGGCGCTGAGCATCCGCATGCAGCTCAACAGCCTGAAACTTTAGAAGTAAGTATTCGATAA
- the rpsI gene encoding 30S ribosomal protein S9 codes for MALVSYYGTGRRKTSVARVRLVPGEGNILVNERELDAYFGLKTLELIVKQPLTVTDTLGKYDVIAKVEGGGVSGQAGAVRHGIARALLKVDLEFRPALKKAGLLTRDPREKERRKYGLKKARKASQFSKR; via the coding sequence ATGGCACTAGTAAGCTACTATGGCACAGGCCGTAGAAAAACCTCGGTTGCCCGAGTTCGTCTGGTTCCGGGAGAAGGTAACATTCTTGTGAACGAGCGCGAACTAGACGCATACTTTGGTTTGAAAACGCTTGAATTAATTGTAAAGCAGCCTTTAACTGTTACCGATACTTTAGGCAAATACGATGTAATTGCGAAAGTGGAGGGGGGCGGTGTATCTGGTCAAGCAGGAGCTGTTCGTCACGGCATTGCCCGCGCACTCTTAAAAGTTGACTTAGAATTTCGTCCGGCTCTGAAAAAAGCTGGATTACTTACTCGCGATCCTCGCGAGAAAGAGCGTCGCAAATACGGTCTCAAAAAGGCCCGTAAAGCATCCCAGTTTTCCAAGCGTTAA
- a CDS encoding tyrosine-type recombinase/integrase, protein MRNPNGYGTVFKLSGNRRKPFVARKTVGFNDKGHPIYEPIGYYAERKDAMMALAAYNLSPYDLVSRKLTFSELYDLFVEQKYTDNDKKISNGYAAAYKACSNIHDIIFSDLRTAQLQKEINNWDKGYASKKNMRILFNFLYKFAMQNDIVDKNYASFIELTLPDEDTEQLHKPFTTEELATLWENAADRSAQYVLIYCYSGLRPTELIRIKTVDVHLDDRYMVGGIKNRTSKNRAIPIAEKIYPFIAAMYNPDNEFLVTDFDGPLSYDRINWRYWKPLMQKLDMDHLPHDGRHTCATLLDNCGANKTVIKKILGHAGLGTTEKVYTHKTIKQLIDTINLI, encoded by the coding sequence ATGCGCAATCCAAATGGTTATGGCACCGTCTTCAAACTTTCAGGGAATCGGCGTAAGCCTTTCGTTGCACGTAAAACAGTTGGTTTCAATGATAAAGGCCATCCGATCTATGAGCCTATCGGCTATTATGCTGAACGCAAAGATGCAATGATGGCGCTCGCAGCCTATAACCTATCCCCTTATGATTTAGTAAGCCGCAAACTTACCTTTTCTGAGCTTTACGATCTGTTTGTAGAACAAAAATACACCGATAACGATAAAAAAATTAGCAACGGTTACGCTGCTGCCTATAAAGCCTGCAGTAACATTCATGACATCATATTTTCCGATCTGCGAACCGCTCAGTTACAAAAAGAAATCAATAATTGGGACAAAGGCTATGCTTCGAAAAAGAATATGCGTATTCTTTTTAATTTTCTTTATAAATTCGCCATGCAGAATGATATTGTTGATAAAAACTACGCTTCTTTTATTGAGCTAACCCTGCCTGACGAAGACACAGAGCAATTACATAAACCATTCACTACCGAAGAACTTGCTACCCTTTGGGAAAATGCGGCCGACCGATCTGCACAATATGTTTTGATTTATTGCTATAGCGGCCTACGTCCGACAGAACTAATCCGCATTAAGACAGTTGATGTGCATTTGGATGACCGTTATATGGTAGGCGGTATAAAAAATCGTACCAGCAAAAACAGAGCTATTCCTATTGCCGAAAAAATTTATCCATTCATTGCCGCAATGTATAACCCTGATAATGAATTTCTAGTTACCGATTTTGACGGCCCACTGAGCTATGACCGAATTAATTGGCGATATTGGAAACCACTCATGCAAAAATTAGATATGGACCACTTGCCGCATGATGGCCGTCATACATGTGCCACATTGTTAGATAATTGCGGTGCAAATAAAACTGTAATAAAAAAAATACTCGGTCATGCAGGGCTTGGCACAACCGAGAAAGTCTACACTCACAAAACAATTAAGCAGTTAATTGACACGATCAATCTAATATAA
- a CDS encoding helix-turn-helix domain-containing protein encodes MDIPNRIKSLIEKHKISSINELGRIANIPQSTLATIMLGKTSPRADTIEQICNGLGITLAEFFTEESSSVPAQSVEDVSPEDLALARELKNLPDTDRKEVQSFIQFKKQTRENANDDDQAATMGE; translated from the coding sequence GTGGACATTCCAAATCGTATAAAATCTTTAATTGAAAAGCATAAAATTTCAAGCATCAATGAATTAGGTAGAATTGCAAATATTCCTCAATCAACTTTAGCAACTATCATGTTAGGAAAAACAAGTCCTCGCGCAGATACCATTGAACAAATCTGCAACGGCCTTGGTATTACTTTAGCTGAATTTTTTACAGAAGAGTCTTCTTCCGTCCCTGCTCAATCAGTTGAAGATGTTTCGCCTGAAGATTTAGCACTTGCCCGGGAATTAAAAAACCTTCCGGATACTGACCGGAAGGAAGTACAATCTTTTATTCAATTTAAAAAGCAAACTCGAGAAAATGCTAACGACGACGATCAAGCTGCAACGATGGGGGAGTAA
- a CDS encoding helix-turn-helix domain-containing protein has product MSVGKRISFLRKNAKKTQKIIELETGIPQTTLSGWETDKTVPNLYDAHKIATALGVTVNDLLDDAEIELSKTG; this is encoded by the coding sequence ATGTCAGTTGGAAAAAGGATTTCTTTTTTACGGAAGAATGCGAAAAAAACTCAAAAAATAATTGAGTTAGAAACTGGTATTCCGCAAACTACATTGAGCGGATGGGAAACGGATAAAACAGTTCCCAATTTATATGATGCTCATAAAATAGCCACTGCGCTTGGCGTAACAGTAAATGACTTACTAGATGATGCCGAGATAGAACTATCAAAGACAGGATGA
- a CDS encoding helix-turn-helix domain-containing protein, producing MLAEVRNEAHLSQECAAAEAHVGRRSLSRYEVMPERANPQVILSLANVYHNSELIEWYCTDVCEIGKNKHCKIKANDLATAGLRWLKELQDVIAVKDSLITILCDGRIDSSEVATLKAIMKEIDEMEGAVHALRIKVNHEVDKLEHKKAACVGAQTALG from the coding sequence ATGCTCGCCGAGGTACGAAATGAGGCTCATTTGAGCCAAGAATGCGCAGCTGCTGAGGCACATGTTGGTAGAAGATCGCTTTCAAGGTATGAAGTTATGCCGGAACGTGCTAATCCACAAGTGATTCTTAGCCTTGCTAATGTATATCACAACAGTGAACTTATTGAATGGTACTGCACTGATGTTTGTGAGATAGGAAAAAATAAGCATTGCAAGATTAAAGCAAATGATTTAGCTACTGCTGGACTACGGTGGCTTAAAGAGTTACAGGATGTTATAGCAGTAAAAGATTCATTGATTACTATTTTGTGTGATGGTCGGATTGACAGCAGTGAAGTAGCTACTTTGAAGGCAATCATGAAAGAAATTGATGAGATGGAAGGCGCAGTACATGCGTTGAGAATTAAGGTTAATCACGAAGTGGACAAACTGGAACATAAAAAAGCCGCCTGTGTTGGAGCACAGACAGCTTTAGGATAA
- a CDS encoding rolling circle replication-associated protein — protein sequence MSYIRRIKKTLDGRIIEKNLYYTYHAMPTGKEAKKRAKRINQTPEQQKKDNRRRATEKLAMQMANNFKSGDWYFTLTIAGKVPDYEEIKKKFDNFKKNLRRYYKRKGDELKYIAVMENMTGQGRPHAHLLINALTAEDMAEIKKYWTFGGARVEFFGGEIDDCVKLSAYFKKEDVEKHSGRLQTSTNLVEPHEEKSKVNRSECYSTQIKVPKGYHIHKGLTYQGYTKDGYPCQHIVFVKD from the coding sequence ATGTCATACATACGGAGAATCAAAAAGACCTTAGACGGGAGAATCATAGAGAAAAATCTGTACTATACCTATCATGCAATGCCAACAGGAAAAGAAGCCAAGAAGAGAGCAAAGCGAATTAATCAAACGCCAGAGCAGCAGAAAAAAGATAATCGCCGTCGTGCAACAGAAAAATTGGCTATGCAGATGGCAAATAATTTTAAATCTGGAGATTGGTATTTTACTTTGACAATTGCCGGGAAAGTGCCAGATTATGAAGAGATTAAAAAGAAGTTTGATAATTTTAAAAAGAACTTGCGGCGTTATTACAAGCGAAAGGGGGATGAACTAAAATATATTGCTGTAATGGAAAACATGACAGGGCAGGGGCGGCCTCATGCGCACTTGCTAATAAATGCACTCACAGCAGAGGATATGGCAGAGATAAAAAAATATTGGACGTTTGGCGGTGCGCGAGTAGAATTTTTCGGAGGAGAAATTGACGATTGTGTAAAATTATCCGCGTATTTCAAGAAAGAGGACGTTGAGAAACATTCAGGCCGTCTTCAAACAAGCACAAATCTTGTCGAGCCTCACGAAGAAAAAAGTAAGGTAAATCGTTCTGAATGTTATAGTACGCAGATCAAAGTACCGAAAGGGTACCACATTCATAAAGGACTGACCTACCAGGGATATACAAAAGACGGCTATCCCTGTCAGCATATTGTTTTTGTTAAGGATTGA
- a CDS encoding ParA family protein produces MKKVSIVNLKGGVGKTETAVNMSYVLAEMGKRVLLADNDIQCNASKFFERAGMQPSIVEVFQFGGDKEILRAAIKETKYPNLSILPSTMDLAAVNIEMAKSGEVTILRDCLQELENDFDYIIIDNAPNMTPNVINAIIASDDIIVPTDIDEYGLDGLDKIRQQVQIAKDSGLNDNIRIVGVLITKYNARTKVDRLGAEELRKDPENKLFENMINLTVEVKKAKFKKVPLVKCAKRNPAALAYIGFVDEYLEREGVQNGI; encoded by the coding sequence ATGAAAAAGGTAAGTATTGTAAATTTAAAGGGCGGCGTAGGTAAGACGGAGACTGCCGTTAATATGTCGTATGTTTTGGCTGAAATGGGGAAACGCGTTTTGCTTGCTGACAATGATATTCAATGCAATGCATCAAAATTCTTTGAACGTGCAGGAATGCAGCCAAGCATAGTCGAGGTATTTCAGTTTGGCGGGGACAAAGAAATTTTGAGGGCGGCAATCAAAGAGACGAAATATCCAAATTTGAGCATTTTGCCGTCAACGATGGACTTAGCCGCCGTAAATATAGAAATGGCGAAAAGTGGAGAGGTTACTATATTGCGCGATTGCTTGCAGGAACTAGAAAATGATTTTGATTATATAATCATCGACAATGCGCCTAATATGACACCAAACGTCATTAATGCGATTATTGCGTCAGATGACATCATCGTTCCGACTGACATTGACGAGTACGGCCTTGATGGATTAGACAAGATTAGGCAGCAGGTGCAAATTGCCAAAGATAGCGGATTAAACGACAACATAAGAATAGTCGGTGTGCTTATCACCAAATACAATGCCCGGACAAAGGTTGATAGGCTTGGAGCGGAAGAGTTAAGGAAAGACCCGGAAAACAAGTTGTTTGAAAACATGATTAATTTAACCGTAGAAGTAAAAAAAGCAAAGTTTAAAAAAGTCCCGTTAGTGAAATGTGCAAAACGAAATCCGGCAGCATTAGCCTATATTGGCTTTGTAGATGAATATTTAGAGAGAGAAGGTGTACAAAATGGCATTTGA
- a CDS encoding ParB/RepB/Spo0J family partition protein, whose product MAFDMLAAMGKRTAAVVPSIVMIDVDNLVPNKKNFYRVTGDPEIEKQNEQLKATIEIYGVKQPLLVKAKENGKYSITAGERRYLACRRLVDEGKTEYKILPCIVEKPLSAEDEQIELIITNHHRDKNLSEKIEEVHQLSELLQKKKDRGEKIPGRLQDIIAECLNISKSEVGRLQQIDNNLQPELKEAIKKKELAMTPAVELSKLSPEDQKAVYEETGGKVTAKEVKKYQQQEETETPREPENMNIEGFEPSKPALTEEKPQSAVDVVSTEYIKAARTTETHLERELEKYRKALEIARKKGNSQKEKELKALIKYVGISLIPKVKDDLFRMKGKDMFHK is encoded by the coding sequence ATGGCATTTGACATGTTGGCAGCAATGGGGAAAAGGACGGCAGCGGTGGTGCCGTCTATTGTGATGATTGATGTTGATAACCTAGTACCGAATAAAAAGAATTTTTATCGTGTTACAGGCGATCCAGAAATAGAAAAGCAGAATGAGCAGCTAAAAGCGACGATTGAAATATACGGCGTAAAGCAGCCATTACTTGTAAAAGCCAAAGAAAATGGTAAATACAGCATTACTGCCGGAGAGCGTCGCTATTTGGCGTGCCGTAGACTGGTAGACGAAGGAAAGACTGAATATAAAATATTGCCGTGTATTGTTGAAAAGCCGCTAAGTGCGGAAGATGAACAAATCGAATTGATTATTACTAATCATCATAGAGACAAAAACCTTTCGGAAAAAATCGAGGAAGTACACCAATTGTCGGAACTCTTGCAGAAAAAGAAAGATCGGGGCGAAAAAATACCGGGGCGGCTACAGGACATTATTGCCGAATGCCTCAATATTTCAAAGTCAGAAGTCGGGCGGCTGCAGCAGATCGATAATAACCTACAGCCGGAACTTAAAGAAGCAATTAAGAAAAAGGAACTTGCTATGACACCGGCAGTAGAACTTTCTAAGTTATCGCCCGAAGATCAAAAAGCCGTATATGAAGAAACAGGCGGGAAAGTTACGGCAAAAGAGGTCAAAAAGTACCAGCAGCAAGAAGAAACGGAAACACCACGGGAGCCGGAAAACATGAATATTGAGGGATTCGAACCGAGTAAGCCGGCACTAACGGAAGAAAAGCCGCAATCAGCAGTAGATGTTGTAAGCACGGAATATATTAAAGCGGCAAGGACTACAGAGACGCATTTAGAGCGGGAGCTTGAAAAGTACAGGAAAGCATTGGAGATAGCACGAAAAAAAGGAAATTCACAAAAAGAAAAAGAGTTAAAGGCGCTTATAAAATATGTCGGGATAAGCCTTATTCCGAAAGTTAAGGATGATCTATTTCGAATGAAAGGCAAAGATATGTTTCATAAATAG
- a CDS encoding ECF-type sigma factor, which translates to MALTKKDEEKIDMLFQKAVTAGKRSEKQENNKYKKTEKRLYAYPVLKRNIARYKKDIIDIQKEDLRTSKDFVLFVKNSGGAEKMDIEELRKAKILLIEQKIARDQKEIEEIDTALKEIENEEYYPIIELQYFKGMSQEQVAQQLHCDKVTIWRNRKLLINKLNYSLYGADAL; encoded by the coding sequence ATGGCATTAACTAAAAAGGATGAAGAGAAAATCGACATGCTTTTTCAGAAAGCCGTAACAGCCGGGAAGCGGAGCGAGAAACAAGAAAACAATAAATACAAAAAAACCGAAAAGCGTTTATATGCTTATCCCGTTTTGAAAAGAAATATCGCCCGCTATAAAAAGGATATTATTGACATACAAAAAGAAGATCTTCGCACATCGAAAGATTTCGTTTTGTTTGTAAAAAATTCCGGTGGCGCTGAAAAGATGGATATTGAAGAATTACGAAAAGCTAAAATACTGTTGATCGAGCAGAAGATTGCGCGGGATCAAAAAGAGATAGAAGAAATTGATACAGCTTTAAAAGAAATAGAGAACGAGGAATATTACCCAATAATCGAATTACAGTATTTTAAAGGCATGAGCCAGGAACAGGTAGCACAACAGTTACATTGTGATAAAGTGACTATATGGCGGAACAGAAAGTTGCTGATAAATAAGCTGAATTACAGCCTTTATGGTGCAGATGCTTTGTAA
- a CDS encoding phage terminase large subunit family protein, with translation MQRKSEFPLYITKAFSSFKPPEKLTVSQWADKYRILSEKDSAAPGPWRTDRTPYLKEPMNAFNDEAVQDITFVAGTQLGKTVMELNMIGYAVAQDPGPMLIVYPSDKLAKFTSENRLQPMFELSSDLRDKFQARQSQWCELQFPNMYIALVGANSPSNLASRPVRYIFFDEIDKFPKWSGAEAGPLELAEERTKTFYNKKKVKVSSPTLKRGNIWQGWENANAKYKYFVPCPHCGEFQTLEFKQIKGFTGKTPQEAKYSAYYECKSCHQRIDDRHKMPMLRAGEWRRVKKVNKEWVEVKTAKGRVHSVAYHLNSIYSPWLTFGDVAEKFLSSKDDPEKLMNFINSWLAEPWEDKASKMQSDVVLEKQGEYEQGRVHHKAQLLTMGVDVQLDHFWWSVRAWGAGLTSWLVDYGRAETWADIETILDRNYCDESGEINNVNLCCMDSGYNTDEVYQFCAKRMDVCLPTKGASKAMTSRYSVSIIDKGVGRGLRLYIFDPNQFKDFIAGRLSIVAGDKGSWNVYKAIDRRYCDQICAEQKVEHKDKKGRVTYEWEKISSHAQNHLLDTETNNALAAEILGVRYLTDESEIEEIPSAAPKEDKPENDWFKGTENWL, from the coding sequence ATGCAAAGAAAAAGTGAGTTTCCCCTTTATATCACAAAGGCTTTCTCGTCATTCAAGCCGCCGGAAAAATTGACGGTTAGCCAATGGGCAGACAAGTACCGAATATTATCGGAAAAAGACAGCGCAGCGCCAGGACCATGGAGAACAGATCGAACGCCATACCTGAAAGAACCGATGAATGCGTTTAATGATGAGGCGGTACAAGACATAACATTTGTTGCTGGCACGCAGCTAGGGAAAACGGTCATGGAATTAAACATGATCGGCTATGCTGTTGCGCAAGATCCTGGGCCTATGCTGATTGTCTATCCATCCGACAAATTAGCAAAGTTCACAAGCGAAAACCGACTGCAGCCGATGTTTGAATTATCGTCAGACCTGCGTGACAAATTTCAAGCCCGGCAAAGCCAGTGGTGCGAATTGCAATTCCCTAACATGTATATTGCACTTGTTGGGGCAAATTCACCATCAAATCTGGCGAGTCGGCCAGTTCGATATATATTTTTCGACGAAATAGACAAATTCCCCAAATGGTCCGGGGCGGAAGCTGGACCACTAGAACTGGCAGAAGAACGAACAAAGACATTTTATAACAAGAAAAAAGTCAAAGTATCTTCTCCAACGCTAAAAAGGGGGAATATTTGGCAAGGTTGGGAAAACGCCAACGCTAAATATAAATATTTTGTGCCATGCCCGCATTGCGGAGAATTTCAAACCCTAGAATTCAAACAGATAAAGGGATTTACGGGAAAGACACCGCAAGAAGCAAAGTATTCAGCGTATTACGAATGCAAATCATGCCATCAGCGCATAGACGATCGGCACAAAATGCCGATGTTGCGCGCAGGAGAATGGCGCAGAGTAAAAAAAGTCAACAAAGAATGGGTTGAGGTAAAGACCGCCAAGGGGCGGGTGCACTCAGTTGCCTATCACCTAAATTCAATTTATTCGCCGTGGCTGACGTTTGGCGATGTCGCTGAAAAGTTTCTGTCAAGCAAAGACGATCCCGAAAAATTAATGAACTTTATTAATTCGTGGCTGGCCGAACCGTGGGAAGATAAGGCAAGCAAAATGCAGTCAGATGTCGTTTTGGAAAAACAGGGCGAATATGAGCAAGGTAGAGTGCATCATAAAGCGCAATTGCTGACGATGGGCGTCGATGTGCAGCTGGATCATTTCTGGTGGAGTGTCCGCGCATGGGGCGCAGGCTTGACAAGCTGGCTTGTCGATTACGGAAGGGCGGAAACCTGGGCGGATATTGAAACGATCCTGGACCGTAATTACTGCGATGAAAGCGGAGAGATTAACAACGTTAATTTATGCTGCATGGATTCCGGTTACAATACCGACGAAGTTTATCAATTTTGTGCGAAACGAATGGATGTATGCTTGCCAACAAAAGGCGCGTCCAAAGCAATGACATCGAGATATAGCGTCAGTATTATTGACAAAGGTGTGGGCCGCGGCTTGCGCCTTTATATTTTTGACCCGAACCAGTTTAAAGACTTTATTGCTGGCAGGTTATCCATTGTGGCTGGTGACAAAGGAAGCTGGAACGTATACAAAGCTATTGATCGGCGATATTGCGACCAGATATGCGCGGAGCAGAAAGTCGAACATAAAGACAAAAAAGGGAGAGTGACTTACGAATGGGAAAAAATATCAAGCCACGCGCAGAACCATTTGCTAGATACTGAAACAAATAACGCTTTAGCAGCGGAAATTTTAGGCGTGCGGTATTTGACCGATGAAAGCGAAATTGAAGAAATACCGTCGGCAGCACCAAAAGAAGACAAGCCGGAAAATGACTGGTTCAAAGGGACTGAAAACTGGCTATAA